The sequence below is a genomic window from Oscillatoria sp. FACHB-1406.
TGCAATTTTTGCTTGACAAAATGACTTGACAAGGGTATTATGGCATCATGGGAAAATGTGCCGTCCTGTAGGGGGTCTTTTCAAGAATCGGCTGCCCCGTTGTCACACTTTCAACCTCCTCCCTCTCCTCAGAACCTGCCTAGATGCCGAAGGGTTTGCTAGACTGGAAGGACGAGAGAATTACCATGAAACTCATCCTTACTGCTCCTAACCCAGAACTTTTTGCCGCTTTTCAGGAGTCTTTTTTTTATCTTCCGAATGTCGAAATTGCCAACAAACGTTTTGAGGATTTAACCCAATACGATTGCTTAGTCAGTCCGGCAAACTCTTTTGGTATGATGGATGGCGGGATGGATAAAGCAATTCTTCGCTTTTTCGGCGATTCGTTGATGATTCGAGTGCAACAATACATCTTAGAGGAATATCTGGGCGAACAGCCTGTTGGGACATCATTCATCATCGAAACAAATCATCTCAAGTATCCTTTTCTCGCCCATACGCCTACTATGCGCATCCCAATGTCAGTTGCGGGAACGGATATTCCCTATGTAGCGATGTGGGCAATGCTGTTAACCGTTCGATGGTACAACCGAGATAAAGAACGGAAAATTGAAAGTGTTGTTTGTCCGGGTTTGGGAACGGGGATTGGGAGAGTTCCCTATCGAGAAGCAGCAAGGCAGATGGCTTTAGCTTACGATAATTTTGTCTATCCTCCCAAATATCTTAATTGCTTTGTTGCCGCCGAACGGCAATTACAAATTTGGGAAGGCGGCGAAAAGTAGGGAGGTTGTATACAACCTCCCTACTGCCGGAAACTCCTTAAAAAACAATTTTAGGACGCACAAAAACATAGCCCGCATTTTTAATCTTTTGATTGGAAACTTTGGCATTATACGGGCGCTGACTGGGTTGGGATGAGTCCCAAATTACGGGCGGCAATCCGTTTTTTTCGAGGACGGAACCGATTAGTTCTCCGGTGGTTAAGTGGGAGTCGTCAACGAGATTATAAATGCCATTTAAATCATGGCGCAAGGCAAAATCGATCGCGCCGACAATATCCTCGATATGAATCCAATTACTCGCATCCGTACCATCTCCAGGGCGAGTTAATCCCGCCGCACGCCCAAAAATTCGCACCAGTTCGCGTCCTTCGCCGTAAATTCCCCCCAAACGCAGAATACAAGCGTTGCAACTGGAATTCAAAAGCGTTTCTTCGGTTTGCGCGAGAATGCTGCCGTTATTGTTGGCGGGGGCGAGAGGGGAGGTTTCATCTACCCATGCTCCGGCGCGATCGCCGTAGACGGCATAACTGCTGGTATAAATCACTTGGCGAATGCTGGGAAAGTCCGGCAGGAGGGAGACGAGGGTTTTAGCAGTAGCGAGATAGGTTTCCTCGTAGGATGCACTTCTTGCGCCAATTGTCAAGAGGATAGCATCGCGATCGCGCAGTACCGATTGTAAGGCTTTGGGGTCGTTGCCGCGCGCAATTTCAACTTGCGACGCGATCGCTTCCAGGGAAGGAATGCGACTCGGTGTTGTCGTCGTCACCGCCACTTCAACATCGCCCGCTTGCTGCCAATGGCGTGCGACTGCCGTTCCTACATAACCGCAACCGATAATTGCAACTTTCATCATTAAATTAAAACCCAAAATTTAGAGTAAATGTGCCGTTTAATTCTTAATTCCCGTAGAACCAATTCCCTGAATAAATTGACGCTGACCGAGCAAAAATAGTACGATAACAGGAACGGTTGCAATAATAATCGCAGCCATCAATAACGACCAACTGCTCGTAAATTGCTCCTGAAATTCTGCAAGGGCAAGTTGAACCGTTTGTAACTCCGGGCGAGTCGTAAAAATCAAAGGTTTAAATAAGTCGTTCCACTCCCCAATAAAGGTGAACAAAAAAAGCGTTGTTAATGCCGGACGAGCCAGCGGTAGCATGACTTTCCAAAGAATTTGCAAGCGGTTTGCACCATCTAATGCGGCTGCTTCTTCGAGTTCGATGGGAATCGTGGAAAAGAACTGTCGCATTAAGAAAATGCCAAATCCGTTAGCAGCAGTTGGCAAAATTAATGCCCAATAAGTATTGATTAAATGCCCCAACTTTAAAACCAAAAAAATAGGAATCACTAAAAGCTGGAACGGAATAACTAAAGTCGCCAATACTAACAACAAAATTGCTTGTTTGCCTTGAAACTGAAGCCGTGCTAAAGCATAGCCTGCTAAAGAAGAAGTAACAATCTGAAAAGCGGTGACAGCGAGAGCAACTAAGGTAGAATTCGCAAACGCGAGAATAAAGTTCCCGCGCTCCCAAGCTTGGCGGTAGTTTTCAAGAGTTAGAGAACTAGACGTAAAATTAGCAGTGGCAAAAGTTGCGGGAGGAATCAGAGAATAGAAAAAGACGATCGCGAGGGGAAGCAGAACGACGATCGCGCCAAAAAGGAGCAAGACGAATAAGAGGATTTTTTTAAAATTCAACCGTTGGCTCGCAACAGTCATAAGAGGCTTATTTTTAACAAAATTGGGCAGAATATTTCATTATCTCACAGTCGGCTCTTCAGCTTATTTGGGAATTATGAATTTTTTTGAATATTCTGTAGCGGGACTAGCGTATAACAATTTAATGAAAGCATTAATGAGAACAAAATTTTCGGAGGATGCGACTGATGAATTTAATTTCGAGATTGGTGCAAACTGCTTTGGTAGCGTGCTGTTTGAGCATTTTAGCGCTGTTTTGGGCGGGCGATGCTCGGGCGGCAACGAACCAGACAGCGACAGCAGTTATTTACAGCACCTCTAACCCTTCCGAACGACTAGGAGCGGCGACGTTTTCGCCGACAGAGGGGGGATTGCACATTAGCGTCGTTTTGGATAACGCTGCCTCGGGAGAACGCGGCTTCCACATTCACGAAGTCGGCAGTTGCGAGGATGGCGGTATGGCGGCGAAGGGACATTTCAACCCCAATAATACGAAACACGGCTATCTGTTGCAGGATGGCATTGAGAATGCCCATGCTGGCGATTTAGGGAATATTACGATCGCGCCGGATGGGACGGGAACGTTGAATTTAACACTTGCCGATTTGAGCTTGGATGACGGCAAGTATGCGGTGCGCGGGCATAGTGTTATTTTGCACGAGAAAAGCGACGATCCGACCGCTCAACCCACGGGAAATGCAGGCGGTAGAATTGGCTGCGGGATTATTGATTGAGCGCGAATATCGCTTTAATACCAGTTCTCATTGATTTTGCACTATGCGCACCAATTAGGGCAGAGCATTGGTCATTGGTGTCAACTTAAGCACGAGTGTTTGTTATAGCGTCATTCCAGCCCTCTCCCAGGGTTGGCTACGGTGTACACATAAGCGATCGAATCTAGCATGACGGTTGAAGATCCCCCCTGGCCCCCCTTAAAAAAGGGGGGAACCGGATTCAAACCCTTAATAAATCTAGGTTTCTTCATTTTTAATTTTTAATTTTTAATTCCCCCCCATTAAGACTAATGCAGCCAGCGCGCTCGGAAACTGCGAGCGTCGATGTGGCAGAGTTCGGGGTAGACGCTGTAGCGCCCCAAACCTCCCGACCACCAGGGATCGAGAGACCAATAGAGTTGGTTGCCGCTGAGACTTTCGCAGACGAAATCGATCGCGTCGCCGACTAAGTGGCGGCTGTAGGTTGCGCCGCCGACAGCGCGGTTGATGTGGGGGGGACGATACCAACTGGTGACGATTAAAGGATATCCTAGGCGATCGCGCGCGCGTTGGGCGAGGCGAGCAATTCGGACAACGGCATCGACAACTTCTTGGTTGGGGGGCATCCGCGTTCCGCCCTGAGTGGCTTCCAACCAACTGAAGTTCCCGTCGGGGATGATTGAGAGCGAGAGTTGGATGTTATTGGGAGTCCATCGCTCGGGGCGACGCGGAATCAGGACGATGGGTTTGGGGGCGGTTTGGGGTTTTTCGCGATCGAGGCGTTTGAGATCTTCGGCGAGGGAGTCGATCGCGCGATTTCTCGTTTCAAAACCGCGCCACAGTTGCACCAGGCGGATTAAAGCTTCGCGCTGATGGTCGGTTTCCTTGTAAGCTTTGGGGATGCGGCGCAGAAAGGCGAGCAATTCGCGATCGAGTTGGGCGGCGACTTGTTGCAGGGCGGTGGAATTAACCGTCGTATTCAACAGGTTCGCATCGATTCCGAGGGAGGAAAGGGCGGCGGCGCGAGAATCTAAGTTACGCCATAAACGAACGACTTCCGTGAGGGCGTTGCGTTGGCTGGGGAGGTTGCTGTAATACTGGGGAACGCGCTCGACAAAGGCAATTAGGGCGGGATCGTAAATTTTTGAGCCGAGATCCGGCGAAGTGTCTTTGGCGAGGGAAACGATCGCGTCGGAGCGGGATTCTAGTCTGCGCCAGAGTTGCGTCGCACGCAGCAAGGCTTCGCGTTGGTGGGGATAGCCGCTGTAGTAGGGCGAGAGGCGCTGCACGAACTGCTCGAGCAGTAAGTCCAGTTGGGATTCGCTGAGGTTGATGGGGTAAATATTCGCGTCCCGGGCGAGGGAGGCGGTGGTTTGTTCGACGGTATCGAGCTTGCGCCAGATGCGGACGACTTCGAGGATGGCTTCGCGCTGATGGGCTAAACCGACGTAGTATTGAGGAATGCGCTCGATGAAGGAAAGGAGAGCGCGATCGAGGTAGGAAAGGTTTTGGGGCGCTTGTTGGCTGGGGAAGTCGGTTTCGGCATCGCTGAGGTAGGCTTGGATGAGTTGGGCGCGATCGCACGGTGCTAAGGTTGCGATCGTATCGTCTTGAAGCCGAACGCCATCCGCTACCCGTTCTAAGAAGCGATCGGCATACTGTCCCTTTTCTGCATCCCAAATATCGCCGGTCTGCCAGCCCTGCTCTACTAGATTGTCCGTCAAGGCGCGAATCGTATTGGCGGCATACTGAACCTGTTCGGCAAAAGTATCCACCCTCTCCGGCGCGACTGTGCCTGTGGGCGAAATGCCCAAACCCGTTTCCCCTACATTGCCGAGGGGGGGCGAATGATGCACCCGATCGAGGGCTGCGAGGATCGGCTTGTGGATGCCCGTGCGTTCTGCTTCTAATAGGTAATAGTAATTGCGTTGGTCTGGTGATAATCTCGCCATACTTGTCTGCTTTTAGCGACAAACTCCAGTTTAACCTTTCCTCGCCACCCCTCGATAGAAATATCCTAAAAACTTTGGCGTATTTTCGATATACTCCCGCTCGATTTCTTCGATTTTAAAGTTGGCTTCCTCAATCAGGCGAGTTATATTTCGGTTCAAATTGCAACCGGCACCGAGCCGTTTTTGGATGGGGTTGAGGCGATTCTGCCACACTTGTACGTCGCGATCGGGGCTTAACCCATGCTCGACAAAAAAGAAACGCCCGTCGGAATTGAGAACGCGATAAATTTCCCGCAAAGCAACCTCAACTTGAGGAATACTGCACAGCGTCCACGTACAAACCACGCTGTCGAAGCAGTTATCTTCCATCGGTAAAGATTCCCCGCTTAATTGACAAAATTCCACTTGTATGGGAGAGCGATCGATTCGTTTTTGTGCCAACTGTTTCATTGTTAGATTTGGATCGACTGCGACAATTTTTTGAATTGTTTTTGGGTAGTAAGAAAGATTTAAACCCGTCCCAAAACCAACTTCTAAAACTTTTCCTTCTACTTCTTCTAAAACGGTTTGTCGGTAGCGAGCGAGCGCAGAACTCGACATACTCAAGTCGAGAAGGCGAGGAAAGATGAATCGATCGTATAAATTCATTAGGTTCTGAGAGAGAGGGAGAGCCGCTTTAAGTCTCTGTTATTTTAATATAATTGGGTTGAGAACGGACGCGATCGCACCATTGCTGAATGGCAGGATACGAACTCAGATCGAATCCACCTTCGGGGGCAACGTGGGTATAAGCAAACAGTCCAATATCGGCGATGCTGTAGCGTTCGCCCACAAAAAACATTCGGGCGGATAAATGTTCTTCCATAATATCTAAAGCAGCGTAACCTAACTTTCGTTTTTGCGCGATCGCGTCCCGATATTCTTCCTCTTTCTTTAACTCGGTTATCCAAAATCGAACCGTAGCAATATTAGGTTCGTGACTGTATTGCTCGAAAAAAAGCCATTGCATAACCTGCGCCTTTTCCAAGGAATCTTCCGAAAAAAAAGGCGTACCTTCACTGAGATAGTAGAGAATGGCGTTGGATTCTGCTAAATAGCATTCTGGCGCAATTTCAAAAACGGGAATTCGTCCGTTCGGATTTTTCTTCAAAAATTCTGGCACGCGCGTTTCTCCTTCAAGAATGTTCATTTCCACGCGCTCGAAAGTAATTCCCAGTTGATTTAGGAGCAATCTGATTTTGTAGCCATTTCCAGAGGGAAGGAAATCGTAAAGTTTGTACGTCATTGTTGTATTAATCGAGGTATTTTATTCTAAAAAAAATATTTTAACGTTTTTGATTTTAGCCTGAAAGTTATTAAAATGGCAGCATTAATTCAAAAGCTTTACACTTCTTCCAATCGAAGAATTGAAGAGGCTTACGGCTGAGCGCGCCAACTGAT
It includes:
- a CDS encoding carbohydrate ABC transporter permease; amino-acid sequence: MTVASQRLNFKKILLFVLLLFGAIVVLLPLAIVFFYSLIPPATFATANFTSSSLTLENYRQAWERGNFILAFANSTLVALAVTAFQIVTSSLAGYALARLQFQGKQAILLLVLATLVIPFQLLVIPIFLVLKLGHLINTYWALILPTAANGFGIFLMRQFFSTIPIELEEAAALDGANRLQILWKVMLPLARPALTTLFLFTFIGEWNDLFKPLIFTTRPELQTVQLALAEFQEQFTSSWSLLMAAIIIATVPVIVLFLLGQRQFIQGIGSTGIKN
- a CDS encoding class I SAM-dependent methyltransferase; translated protein: MNLYDRFIFPRLLDLSMSSSALARYRQTVLEEVEGKVLEVGFGTGLNLSYYPKTIQKIVAVDPNLTMKQLAQKRIDRSPIQVEFCQLSGESLPMEDNCFDSVVCTWTLCSIPQVEVALREIYRVLNSDGRFFFVEHGLSPDRDVQVWQNRLNPIQKRLGAGCNLNRNITRLIEEANFKIEEIEREYIENTPKFLGYFYRGVARKG
- a CDS encoding D-Ala-D-Ala carboxypeptidase family metallohydrolase, translating into MARLSPDQRNYYYLLEAERTGIHKPILAALDRVHHSPPLGNVGETGLGISPTGTVAPERVDTFAEQVQYAANTIRALTDNLVEQGWQTGDIWDAEKGQYADRFLERVADGVRLQDDTIATLAPCDRAQLIQAYLSDAETDFPSQQAPQNLSYLDRALLSFIERIPQYYVGLAHQREAILEVVRIWRKLDTVEQTTASLARDANIYPINLSESQLDLLLEQFVQRLSPYYSGYPHQREALLRATQLWRRLESRSDAIVSLAKDTSPDLGSKIYDPALIAFVERVPQYYSNLPSQRNALTEVVRLWRNLDSRAAALSSLGIDANLLNTTVNSTALQQVAAQLDRELLAFLRRIPKAYKETDHQREALIRLVQLWRGFETRNRAIDSLAEDLKRLDREKPQTAPKPIVLIPRRPERWTPNNIQLSLSIIPDGNFSWLEATQGGTRMPPNQEVVDAVVRIARLAQRARDRLGYPLIVTSWYRPPHINRAVGGATYSRHLVGDAIDFVCESLSGNQLYWSLDPWWSGGLGRYSVYPELCHIDARSFRARWLH
- a CDS encoding superoxide dismutase family protein; the encoded protein is MNLISRLVQTALVACCLSILALFWAGDARAATNQTATAVIYSTSNPSERLGAATFSPTEGGLHISVVLDNAASGERGFHIHEVGSCEDGGMAAKGHFNPNNTKHGYLLQDGIENAHAGDLGNITIAPDGTGTLNLTLADLSLDDGKYAVRGHSVILHEKSDDPTAQPTGNAGGRIGCGIID
- a CDS encoding SDR family oxidoreductase, with product MMKVAIIGCGYVGTAVARHWQQAGDVEVAVTTTTPSRIPSLEAIASQVEIARGNDPKALQSVLRDRDAILLTIGARSASYEETYLATAKTLVSLLPDFPSIRQVIYTSSYAVYGDRAGAWVDETSPLAPANNNGSILAQTEETLLNSSCNACILRLGGIYGEGRELVRIFGRAAGLTRPGDGTDASNWIHIEDIVGAIDFALRHDLNGIYNLVDDSHLTTGELIGSVLEKNGLPPVIWDSSQPSQRPYNAKVSNQKIKNAGYVFVRPKIVF
- a CDS encoding glutathione S-transferase family protein, whose protein sequence is MTYKLYDFLPSGNGYKIRLLLNQLGITFERVEMNILEGETRVPEFLKKNPNGRIPVFEIAPECYLAESNAILYYLSEGTPFFSEDSLEKAQVMQWLFFEQYSHEPNIATVRFWITELKKEEEYRDAIAQKRKLGYAALDIMEEHLSARMFFVGERYSIADIGLFAYTHVAPEGGFDLSSYPAIQQWCDRVRSQPNYIKITET
- a CDS encoding macro domain-containing protein yields the protein MKLILTAPNPELFAAFQESFFYLPNVEIANKRFEDLTQYDCLVSPANSFGMMDGGMDKAILRFFGDSLMIRVQQYILEEYLGEQPVGTSFIIETNHLKYPFLAHTPTMRIPMSVAGTDIPYVAMWAMLLTVRWYNRDKERKIESVVCPGLGTGIGRVPYREAARQMALAYDNFVYPPKYLNCFVAAERQLQIWEGGEK